In Lentilitoribacter sp. Alg239-R112, the following proteins share a genomic window:
- a CDS encoding ROK family transcriptional regulator yields the protein MKATQKGLSIEGVQGHNRQVILKALHDLGTCSRKDISVASGLDQATITRAIGSLLKGGIVEEVGLVKSDRGRRSINLDFTTKGRHILCLRLQRRSFSIAVFNLRGESIEPMEYTIQRGQSAAQTFTDIAVAIDQRIADLGHVDGIGIAVPGPFLERDERVILITESPEWQGFEFIAELRSRNPDIPIFSTHDAKAAGLTEWRNVAHKTDARVLLYVSAGQGIGSALIVGGEVYRGALGIAGELGHMSINFDGHQCKCGNTGCLELYASRIVLMRAIRERAAKSNDTSLTGEATFAQVVDAYAAGDKLVTEEVSKVARYLAQGISNCINFSNPDLIVIGDEYAEFGEPFLNTIKEWVEKAILPSVYSSIKIELSNSAEDTVLKGAFLEVFSQIYLGSRREPLKHKTI from the coding sequence ATGAAGGCAACACAAAAGGGATTGTCCATCGAAGGCGTGCAAGGTCACAATCGGCAAGTTATATTAAAAGCACTTCATGATCTTGGAACTTGTTCGCGCAAGGACATCAGCGTTGCCAGTGGTTTAGATCAGGCAACGATCACGCGTGCTATAGGATCGTTGCTAAAGGGCGGTATTGTTGAAGAAGTAGGTCTGGTTAAAAGCGATCGCGGTAGACGGTCAATCAATCTCGACTTTACAACGAAAGGTCGACATATTCTTTGTCTCAGACTGCAGCGACGCAGTTTTTCAATTGCTGTATTCAATCTTCGTGGTGAATCTATTGAACCCATGGAATATACCATTCAACGTGGACAATCCGCGGCTCAGACATTTACCGATATTGCAGTAGCGATTGATCAACGTATCGCCGATTTGGGCCACGTTGACGGCATTGGGATTGCCGTTCCGGGACCATTTCTAGAACGCGATGAACGTGTCATTCTAATTACGGAAAGTCCTGAATGGCAGGGTTTTGAGTTTATTGCTGAGTTACGATCACGTAACCCCGATATACCGATTTTTTCAACCCATGATGCCAAGGCCGCCGGGCTCACTGAATGGCGAAACGTTGCACACAAAACTGATGCTCGCGTGCTGCTTTATGTGTCCGCAGGACAAGGTATCGGCTCCGCTCTAATCGTAGGCGGCGAGGTTTATCGTGGTGCACTCGGAATAGCTGGTGAATTGGGGCATATGTCAATTAATTTCGATGGTCATCAATGCAAATGTGGAAATACAGGGTGCTTGGAGCTTTATGCCTCTCGCATTGTATTGATGCGAGCCATTCGTGAGCGCGCTGCTAAATCGAACGATACAAGCCTAACAGGCGAAGCTACTTTTGCACAAGTCGTCGATGCCTACGCTGCTGGCGATAAATTAGTCACTGAAGAAGTGAGTAAGGTCGCCCGTTATCTGGCGCAAGGTATTTCAAATTGCATCAATTTTTCCAATCCTGATCTGATCGTCATTGGCGATGAATACGCCGAGTTTGGAGAACCCTTTTTGAACACGATCAAAGAGTGGGTTGAAAAAGCAATTCTCCCAAGCGTGTACAGTTCGATAAAAATTGAACTGAGTAATTCTGCGGAAGATACTGTGCTAAAAGGGGCATTTTTGGAGGTATTTTCACAAATATATCTGGGTTCCCGTCGAGAACCCCTAAAACATAAAACCATCTGA
- a CDS encoding AAA family ATPase, with the protein MHKTIPNYKELIEIITAEVTSSETPFLIAISGPPASGKSTLAARLVADLNDAGMESCFCPMDGFHLTNKQLDQQGLRKAKGRIDTFDGVAFAKAVECLTARVPFWWPLYSRQRHNPIPEGTRILGNEKIFVIEGNYVLVPDEPWLSAAKTFNLRIFVDAPDTILRQRLLGRHKQSGRSEQIALEKIEQVDMPNTQEIRDQRQDVDIIYRLEPNV; encoded by the coding sequence ATGCATAAAACGATACCCAACTATAAGGAACTCATCGAAATAATAACAGCAGAAGTAACCAGCAGTGAAACGCCATTCCTTATCGCTATCTCAGGCCCACCAGCTTCTGGAAAATCAACTTTAGCAGCAAGGCTTGTTGCTGATTTAAACGATGCAGGAATGGAATCTTGTTTTTGTCCAATGGACGGCTTTCATTTAACAAACAAACAGCTTGATCAGCAAGGTTTACGAAAGGCAAAGGGACGTATTGATACATTTGACGGAGTTGCCTTTGCCAAAGCGGTTGAGTGTCTAACAGCTCGAGTACCCTTCTGGTGGCCGCTCTATTCTCGCCAGAGGCACAATCCCATTCCCGAAGGAACTCGAATTTTAGGAAATGAGAAAATATTTGTTATCGAGGGAAATTATGTCCTTGTTCCAGATGAACCATGGCTCTCTGCTGCGAAAACCTTTAATTTGAGAATTTTTGTAGACGCGCCTGATACTATCTTGCGTCAACGACTTTTGGGTCGTCACAAACAAAGCGGTCGTTCCGAGCAAATAGCTTTAGAAAAAATTGAACAAGTTGACATGCCAAACACCCAAGAAATCCGGGATCAACGACAAGACGTTGACATTATTTATCGGCTTGAACCAAATGTCTAA
- a CDS encoding PfkB family carbohydrate kinase, whose product MSRALFIGRSVLDVVSLVEDFPGPDEKIKALSNDLMSGGSALNAAVVFAHLGGTATLASSLGAPSIMRDFVKADLETRRIQTRDICNDPNYQIPFSSVVSTRSLGTRMIVNGSGNECSLFNDCADLFTHNFDLIQLDQYERPFVEKYYDDIKAFAGPVILDGGSWKDCSPDFLRLADIPIVSEVFCQDGSQAFSDMCTDLGLTRWAITRGTNGVLWRDGENNGEIPSVSVSTIDTMGAGDIFHGAFCYTFCETGNFVEALNAANQIAAKSCESSGTRSWMDA is encoded by the coding sequence ATGAGCCGTGCACTTTTCATAGGCCGTTCCGTATTAGACGTGGTGTCGCTGGTCGAAGATTTCCCCGGTCCGGACGAAAAAATCAAGGCATTGTCGAATGATTTGATGTCAGGTGGATCCGCACTAAATGCCGCTGTCGTCTTTGCACACCTAGGCGGGACTGCCACGCTGGCGTCATCTTTGGGTGCACCCAGCATCATGCGCGATTTTGTGAAAGCCGATCTAGAAACACGTCGAATTCAAACTCGCGACATTTGTAATGATCCCAATTACCAAATCCCTTTTTCGTCTGTCGTCTCAACACGTAGTCTCGGAACCAGAATGATTGTAAATGGCTCTGGCAACGAATGCAGTCTATTCAACGACTGTGCTGATTTGTTTACTCATAACTTCGATCTAATTCAGCTGGACCAATATGAACGTCCTTTTGTTGAAAAGTATTATGATGATATCAAAGCCTTTGCTGGACCAGTTATATTAGATGGTGGTAGCTGGAAGGATTGCTCGCCTGATTTCCTTCGTCTTGCCGATATTCCGATTGTATCTGAAGTATTTTGCCAAGATGGTTCGCAGGCATTTTCTGATATGTGTACAGATTTGGGGCTCACGCGCTGGGCCATAACCCGTGGGACAAACGGCGTGCTCTGGCGCGATGGCGAGAATAACGGTGAGATCCCCTCAGTATCAGTGTCTACAATCGACACAATGGGCGCGGGTGATATCTTTCACGGGGCGTTTTGTTATACGTTTTGTGAGACCGGAAATTTTGTTGAGGCACTAAATGCAGCAAATCAAATTGCCGCCAAATCCTGCGAAAGCTCAGGCACCCGGAGCTGGATGGATGCATAA
- the fba gene encoding class II fructose-bisphosphate aldolase (catalyzes the reversible aldol condensation of dihydroxyacetonephosphate and glyceraldehyde 3-phosphate in the Calvin cycle, glycolysis, and/or gluconeogenesis) — translation MPLITLRQLLDHAAEHGYGVPAFNISNMEQGLAIMNAARACDAPVILQASLNVRNVYAGDRMIVAIVQALADMYPDNPICLHQDHGHNEQACVSAIGAGFTSAMMDGSLMGDGKTPADYEHNLDITGRVAQVAHWIGASIEGELGVLGSLETGEAGVEDGSGAEGKMDRDQLLTDPDQAADFVAATKVDALAIACGTSHGAYKFTRAPDGDILSMDQIEAIHKRLPETHLVMHGSSSVPQYLQDMINTHGGEMPQTWGVPIEEIERGIRHGVRKVNIDTDCRMAMSGAMRRFAQENPDVFDPRAFILSAMDELETLVRDRFERFGTAGHGSKIKPITLAQMAQRYSEGALDPRITKT, via the coding sequence ATGCCATTGATAACACTTAGACAATTGCTTGACCATGCCGCCGAACACGGCTACGGCGTTCCTGCCTTCAATATATCTAATATGGAGCAAGGGTTGGCGATTATGAACGCTGCCCGCGCCTGTGATGCGCCTGTGATCCTGCAAGCAAGTCTGAACGTGCGCAACGTTTATGCAGGCGACCGTATGATCGTCGCTATCGTGCAGGCGTTAGCTGATATGTATCCTGATAATCCGATTTGCTTGCATCAGGATCATGGTCACAATGAACAGGCCTGCGTGAGTGCCATTGGCGCAGGCTTTACTTCAGCCATGATGGATGGCTCGTTGATGGGTGACGGCAAGACACCCGCTGATTACGAGCATAATTTGGATATCACTGGACGTGTGGCGCAGGTTGCTCATTGGATTGGCGCATCGATTGAGGGAGAACTTGGCGTGCTGGGCTCTCTGGAAACAGGGGAAGCTGGTGTGGAAGACGGGTCCGGTGCCGAAGGTAAGATGGATCGCGATCAGCTTTTGACCGATCCTGATCAGGCTGCCGATTTTGTTGCCGCAACAAAGGTTGACGCATTAGCGATTGCCTGTGGCACATCGCATGGCGCTTACAAGTTTACACGTGCGCCGGATGGTGACATTCTATCCATGGATCAGATTGAGGCAATCCATAAACGCCTTCCAGAAACTCATCTGGTTATGCACGGATCAAGTTCCGTGCCGCAGTACTTGCAGGACATGATCAATACACATGGCGGAGAAATGCCACAAACTTGGGGTGTTCCCATTGAAGAAATCGAACGTGGTATTCGCCACGGTGTGCGAAAAGTAAACATCGACACTGATTGTCGAATGGCTATGTCAGGCGCAATGCGTCGCTTTGCGCAAGAGAACCCGGACGTATTTGACCCTCGTGCTTTCATACTCTCAGCGATGGATGAGCTAGAAACTCTTGTTCGTGATCGGTTTGAACGCTTTGGAACAGCTGGGCATGGTAGCAAAATTAAACCTATTACTTTGGCTCAAATGGCACAACGTTATTCGGAGGGTGCGCTTGACCCGCGTATCACTAAGACATGA
- a CDS encoding family 43 glycosylhydrolase, with the protein MKLFGYAPERGAAAGDTMPFYHDGKWHLFFSQPPVGAWEYVERARVSTAYLRSDDLVTWEVMPDAFGPGAHGDCDGDGIWTGSVIEHEGVFHFFYTGYNRQSASPQTICKATSTDMKTWDKSQGNPLISPDPRWYETVDWRDPFVYRDDEAGCFKMLISARLKEGPQFRRGCVAVATSNDLENWEVGPPLASSMLTHCPECPEIFKLGDWWYLVESRYSERMQTVYRVAKSPEGPWESRKLDSLDGRRFYAAKSASDGERRFSFAWIPFRKHHGPKRSWVWGGELGSPRELTALSDGTLICQLPKEVDESYNTPIEHSLRPKLGEWQEGQNLSCNAIGTYAYAFLDGPDRDDVLLDVIIEPTKNTESVGILLEPRGGDHLDSGYSLAIEPMKQRVVFDRWPAAMDPLWDSLVLNERHGIEVSQEIDSPLVERPLAFTPEDGRYRVQILRNGSAIECYVAGQVVASFRVYDISNTDAWGIFVQEGSATFHDLKFRK; encoded by the coding sequence ATGAAACTATTCGGTTACGCTCCGGAACGAGGCGCCGCCGCCGGCGATACAATGCCGTTTTACCACGATGGAAAATGGCACCTATTTTTCTCCCAGCCCCCTGTTGGCGCTTGGGAGTATGTGGAACGCGCTCGCGTTTCAACCGCTTATCTTCGTTCTGATGATCTGGTCACTTGGGAGGTTATGCCCGATGCATTTGGTCCCGGCGCTCATGGTGATTGCGACGGCGACGGAATTTGGACTGGTTCTGTAATTGAACATGAAGGTGTTTTTCACTTCTTTTACACCGGTTATAATCGCCAGTCCGCTTCGCCGCAAACCATCTGTAAGGCAACTTCGACCGATATGAAGACCTGGGATAAATCCCAAGGTAATCCCCTGATCTCGCCTGACCCGCGTTGGTATGAAACGGTCGACTGGCGCGACCCTTTCGTCTACCGGGATGATGAAGCTGGCTGCTTCAAAATGTTGATTTCCGCACGCCTGAAAGAAGGCCCGCAATTCCGCCGTGGTTGCGTGGCGGTTGCTACCTCAAATGATTTGGAAAATTGGGAAGTCGGACCTCCATTGGCGTCTTCCATGTTAACCCATTGTCCCGAATGTCCTGAAATATTCAAATTGGGGGACTGGTGGTATCTGGTTGAAAGCCGCTATTCCGAACGAATGCAAACCGTATACCGTGTCGCCAAATCACCGGAAGGCCCATGGGAAAGCCGGAAGCTTGACAGTCTTGATGGTCGTCGTTTTTATGCCGCTAAATCTGCCAGTGATGGCGAGCGCCGCTTCAGTTTTGCCTGGATTCCATTTCGCAAGCATCACGGACCCAAAAGAAGCTGGGTTTGGGGTGGAGAATTGGGAAGCCCACGTGAATTAACTGCGTTATCTGACGGTACACTGATCTGCCAGCTACCGAAAGAAGTGGATGAAAGTTATAATACGCCAATAGAGCATTCGCTTCGCCCGAAATTGGGTGAATGGCAAGAAGGGCAAAATCTAAGCTGCAATGCTATTGGCACCTATGCTTACGCGTTCCTTGATGGTCCTGACCGTGATGATGTACTTCTGGATGTCATAATTGAACCAACTAAAAACACCGAATCTGTTGGCATTTTGCTTGAACCGCGTGGTGGTGATCACCTTGATAGTGGGTATAGTCTTGCCATTGAACCTATGAAACAGCGTGTAGTGTTCGATCGTTGGCCTGCGGCAATGGACCCTCTTTGGGACAGTCTGGTTCTAAACGAAAGACATGGCATTGAAGTCAGTCAGGAAATAGATAGTCCATTGGTCGAACGCCCGCTCGCCTTCACCCCGGAAGATGGACGTTATCGGGTACAAATCTTACGCAACGGTTCGGCTATTGAATGTTATGTAGCCGGACAGGTGGTAGCTTCGTTTCGGGTCTATGACATCTCGAATACCGATGCGTGGGGCATTTTTGTGCAGGAAGGCTCCGCAACATTCCATGACTTGAAATTTAGAAAGTGA
- a CDS encoding sugar ABC transporter substrate-binding protein, with the protein MMTKKFLTALLATASVLPLAGNAIAETKARTNLVIADLGQPETNPWVINRHRFEGCVADALGVELKEFDDQNSEEQHVAQAESIIASRPDGLIFNPLTAPAGIQVARLLEENDVPGVAVGRLVVSNYDNDYEGNDFIAQVTQNNTTWGEAMGKATAELGYKKVGMIWTQKGNISATEIWEGVAKELDAAGVEVVAESWDVLSRENGQKYAEQYIARFAPGEVDAFIVIGAVAGLGSKFAIDQAGRDDIAVITTDIDEQVAQFIKEGELEFSIGGHWMVGGFGLIQLYDYLHGHPITDTQPRVGLIPVTAANVETYANGLLNGCILSPETIRSLSKVHNPDADLSGFINDWQANWQNYVK; encoded by the coding sequence ATGATGACAAAGAAATTTTTGACCGCATTACTTGCTACAGCATCCGTATTGCCGCTTGCAGGTAATGCGATAGCCGAAACCAAAGCGCGTACCAATCTGGTAATTGCTGACCTTGGTCAACCGGAAACCAATCCGTGGGTAATTAATCGCCACCGATTTGAAGGGTGCGTTGCTGATGCACTCGGTGTCGAATTGAAAGAATTTGATGATCAGAATTCAGAAGAGCAGCATGTGGCTCAAGCTGAGTCGATCATTGCCAGTCGACCAGACGGCCTGATCTTTAATCCACTCACAGCACCGGCTGGAATTCAAGTTGCTCGCCTTTTGGAAGAAAATGACGTCCCGGGTGTCGCTGTCGGACGACTTGTTGTTTCAAACTATGACAATGATTATGAAGGCAATGATTTTATCGCTCAGGTTACCCAAAATAATACCACATGGGGTGAAGCGATGGGTAAAGCTACTGCTGAACTTGGCTATAAAAAGGTCGGAATGATCTGGACCCAAAAGGGAAATATCAGCGCAACTGAAATTTGGGAAGGCGTTGCAAAAGAGCTTGACGCTGCGGGTGTTGAAGTTGTCGCGGAATCCTGGGATGTACTGAGCCGTGAAAATGGCCAGAAATATGCCGAGCAGTATATTGCGCGCTTTGCACCGGGTGAGGTTGACGCTTTTATTGTTATCGGTGCCGTTGCAGGTTTAGGTAGCAAATTTGCCATTGATCAAGCAGGGCGTGATGACATTGCTGTTATTACGACAGATATCGATGAACAGGTTGCCCAGTTTATCAAAGAAGGCGAACTGGAATTTTCGATTGGCGGACACTGGATGGTAGGTGGTTTTGGCCTAATTCAGCTTTATGACTATCTACACGGTCACCCAATTACAGACACTCAGCCGCGTGTCGGTCTTATCCCGGTGACTGCTGCCAATGTGGAAACTTATGCAAATGGTCTTCTAAATGGCTGCATTTTGTCACCCGAAACAATTCGTAGTCTGAGTAAGGTGCACAACCCAGATGCAGATCTATCCGGTTTCATTAATGACTGGCAAGCAAACTGGCAAAACTACGTAAAGTAA
- a CDS encoding GDCCVxC domain-containing (seleno)protein — MPTQENKIELKSTITCPECGHVETETMPTDACQWFYDCKGCNALLKPKEGDCCVYCSYADVPCPPIQEGGSCCS, encoded by the coding sequence ATGCCGACGCAAGAAAACAAAATAGAACTTAAATCGACGATCACCTGTCCAGAATGCGGCCATGTCGAAACCGAAACAATGCCGACAGATGCCTGCCAATGGTTTTATGATTGCAAGGGTTGCAATGCGCTTTTAAAGCCCAAGGAAGGCGATTGCTGCGTCTATTGCTCTTACGCAGATGTTCCTTGTCCGCCTATTCAAGAAGGTGGTTCGTGTTGTAGCTGA
- the merF gene encoding mercury resistance system transport protein MerF, with amino-acid sequence MSDKLLTTGIIGTIIAALCCFTPLLVWALTAIGLSAVISYLDIFLLPALGFFIILTGVALCRRKKTK; translated from the coding sequence ATGAGTGACAAACTTCTAACAACTGGCATCATAGGCACAATCATCGCCGCACTATGTTGCTTTACACCTTTATTAGTCTGGGCTTTGACTGCGATAGGATTATCGGCAGTGATATCTTACCTAGACATCTTTCTACTGCCAGCATTGGGCTTTTTTATCATTCTCACGGGGGTTGCTTTATGCCGACGCAAGAAAACAAAATAG
- a CDS encoding helix-turn-helix domain-containing protein: MTHAIGTAAKLSGVNIETIRYYEREGVVPKAERTSNGRRAYDDEAISRLRFVKRCRELGFAIADIRTLLSLSDQDAGTCGEVRKLSEANLVSVSSKIDDLNSMKSALEELITSCESGQTECPMLKNLFAE; encoded by the coding sequence ATGACACATGCCATAGGAACAGCCGCAAAGCTAAGCGGCGTAAACATCGAAACAATTAGATATTACGAGCGTGAGGGTGTTGTTCCAAAAGCAGAACGTACCAGCAATGGCCGCCGAGCATACGATGATGAGGCTATTTCAAGACTACGGTTCGTTAAACGTTGCCGTGAGCTAGGGTTTGCAATTGCAGATATCAGAACTTTATTGAGCTTATCCGATCAAGACGCGGGAACTTGTGGGGAAGTTCGCAAATTAAGCGAGGCCAATCTTGTTTCTGTGTCTTCCAAGATAGATGATTTGAACAGCATGAAATCAGCATTGGAAGAACTGATAACCTCTTGCGAATCTGGTCAAACCGAATGCCCCATGCTGAAAAACCTGTTTGCTGAGTAA
- a CDS encoding Crp/Fnr family transcriptional regulator, with protein sequence MLPDPFSRLPLSATKHIGYQADECIFRMGEKTDAVFFVIRGEVHLRRYTQNGDLITIHRAFSNQYFAEASLFSDNYHCDAVTVQNADLIHIDRFKVLELIKADSDFALQVTSFLAKQVQDYRRLLELRSIRSAKDRVYAGLVEGWMKDSITSFASQIGLTHEATYRALSQLVRSKRVAKLARGKYQIAF encoded by the coding sequence ATGCTTCCTGACCCATTTTCCCGCTTACCACTATCTGCAACTAAGCACATTGGCTACCAAGCAGATGAATGTATTTTTAGAATGGGAGAAAAAACGGACGCTGTCTTCTTTGTAATAAGGGGCGAAGTTCACTTGCGCAGATACACGCAAAATGGTGACCTAATTACAATTCATAGAGCATTTTCAAATCAATATTTCGCAGAAGCCTCACTGTTTTCGGACAACTATCATTGCGACGCCGTTACAGTTCAGAATGCTGATTTAATACATATAGATCGTTTCAAGGTTTTGGAATTGATAAAGGCGGATTCTGACTTTGCACTGCAAGTCACAAGTTTCCTCGCCAAACAAGTTCAAGATTATCGAAGACTGCTGGAGTTGCGATCCATCCGCTCAGCAAAAGATCGAGTATACGCTGGACTTGTGGAAGGTTGGATGAAGGATAGCATTACGTCATTTGCCAGCCAAATTGGACTAACTCACGAAGCGACATACAGAGCTTTGAGCCAATTGGTCAGATCGAAACGAGTTGCGAAACTCGCCCGTGGAAAATATCAAATAGCATTTTGA